One Streptomyces sp. V4I8 genomic window carries:
- a CDS encoding M36 family metallopeptidase, translated as MRARSLLIGAVLLALPAVTVAPSSAAAGERPGAQGTQKRPAQEQPDMPYPNIDVRGDQRVTPTAGQLRAAQELDGTAIRWSRFGTPKRLTPQGRNALTATSTADPRTLALDHIRDHADLYGLSAAELDALTVVKSYRTEHNGVRHVFVGQSDRGVPVHGARLSVAVDKAGRILTVTGSLVQDARATGTVALDKGDALDRAAASVGTDTPPGTATATRVTFPLADGTARPAWRTTLTADNHHLYDTVVDAGNGTVLLRTDLTSNEGPEGRVFTDQNPTLGSATTVPFSGLGRSWVTGRVTTGNNAEVSQDPDGDETLGHQPQTPAAGDPAYQHFDYTFTDAFRTSGGTDLTTDRDAVVTQAFYYTNRMHDHLYGLGFDEASGNFQEDNLGGGGSGGDRVDVYVDFDANGDSACNANFSTPADGENGTMRLFVGRASCGNHNIHRAMNGDTIAHEYSHGLSNRLVGGGDLGDGEQTGALGEGWSDAVATSLWNDPVYGEYNNGRPTGIRSVAYDDSDLTYADLCSGGCQVHSDGEIWATAMWDMRTALVGAYGYATGKQRHEQLMVDGMKLTPSSPDFLDARDGILAADRANHGGANQCLLWGVFAGRGMGASATSPSQDQANPATDYPASCRPTADAGGPYSTEEGADVRLDASGSTVPGGGGSYSWDFDGDGAYDDATGVSPLFDRVGRDGTYTVGLRVGNAAGADTDTATVTVTNVAPTVAFTVQGPREEGGKLTVAGTVTDPGWLDPLTATIDPGDGKPVALPGQLENNRPDATLTFSRELVFGDNGTFTVKICGNDDDTTTCRDAEITVANVDPTAAIDKTDAVPLAGGRTLVVHAGEEHRYTARVTDPGSDDETMSWAWGDGTPATTTTSLVNPPDPDPARSPSVQPRDLTDAQAHTYAKPCLYDLSFTARDDDGGTGSDAMPVIVQGNAPLSMLADVWYVKYLTGDLTGLGKKTLDCYLKIVQHASAVFSEKVDVSTQDKAADVLFLNLLLDPKRSLDRQLLAAWLNFANGAFEPNELVDTDSDLKPDTPFLEAVQNAEKVRLDPNATTQRLKAQAVILTCINIPLV; from the coding sequence ATGCGCGCAAGATCACTGCTCATCGGTGCGGTTCTGCTCGCACTGCCGGCGGTCACGGTCGCACCGTCGTCGGCCGCCGCCGGCGAACGTCCCGGTGCCCAGGGGACGCAGAAGCGACCGGCCCAGGAACAGCCCGACATGCCGTACCCGAACATCGACGTACGCGGTGACCAGCGCGTCACGCCCACGGCCGGGCAGCTGCGGGCCGCGCAGGAACTCGACGGCACGGCGATCCGCTGGAGCCGGTTCGGTACGCCGAAGCGGCTCACCCCGCAGGGCCGCAATGCCCTCACCGCCACCAGCACCGCCGACCCGCGCACCCTCGCGCTGGACCACATACGCGACCACGCGGACCTCTACGGCCTCTCCGCCGCCGAGTTGGACGCCCTCACCGTCGTCAAGTCGTACCGCACCGAGCACAACGGCGTACGGCATGTCTTCGTCGGCCAGAGTGACCGGGGCGTCCCCGTGCATGGTGCCCGCCTCTCGGTCGCCGTCGACAAGGCCGGCCGTATCCTCACCGTCACCGGCAGCCTCGTCCAAGACGCCCGCGCCACCGGGACGGTCGCCCTCGACAAGGGCGACGCGCTGGACCGGGCCGCGGCCTCCGTCGGCACCGACACCCCGCCCGGCACCGCCACCGCCACGAGGGTCACCTTCCCGCTCGCCGACGGCACCGCCCGCCCGGCCTGGCGGACCACGCTCACCGCCGACAACCACCATCTGTACGACACCGTCGTCGACGCCGGGAACGGCACCGTCCTCCTGCGCACCGACCTCACCAGCAACGAGGGCCCCGAGGGCCGGGTCTTCACCGATCAGAACCCCACCCTCGGCAGCGCGACGACCGTCCCCTTCAGCGGCCTCGGCCGTTCCTGGGTCACCGGCCGGGTCACCACCGGCAACAACGCCGAGGTCTCCCAGGACCCCGACGGCGACGAGACGCTCGGCCACCAGCCCCAGACCCCGGCCGCCGGAGACCCGGCGTACCAGCATTTCGACTACACCTTCACGGACGCCTTCCGCACCAGCGGCGGCACCGACCTCACCACCGACCGGGACGCGGTCGTCACCCAGGCCTTCTACTACACCAACCGCATGCACGACCACCTCTACGGGCTCGGCTTCGACGAGGCGTCGGGCAACTTCCAGGAGGACAACCTCGGAGGCGGCGGCTCCGGCGGCGACCGTGTCGACGTCTACGTCGACTTCGACGCCAACGGGGACTCCGCCTGCAACGCCAACTTCAGCACCCCCGCCGACGGCGAGAACGGCACCATGCGCCTCTTCGTCGGACGCGCCTCCTGCGGCAACCACAACATCCACCGGGCCATGAACGGCGACACCATCGCCCACGAGTACAGCCACGGCCTGTCCAACCGGCTCGTCGGCGGCGGCGACCTGGGCGACGGTGAGCAGACCGGCGCGCTCGGCGAGGGCTGGAGCGACGCGGTGGCCACCTCGCTGTGGAACGACCCGGTGTACGGCGAGTACAACAACGGCCGGCCCACCGGCATACGCAGCGTCGCGTACGACGACAGCGACCTCACCTACGCCGACCTCTGCTCCGGCGGCTGCCAGGTGCACTCCGACGGCGAGATCTGGGCCACGGCCATGTGGGACATGCGCACCGCGCTCGTCGGCGCGTACGGCTACGCCACCGGCAAGCAGCGGCACGAGCAGCTGATGGTCGACGGCATGAAGCTCACGCCGTCCTCACCCGACTTCCTGGACGCCCGCGACGGCATCCTCGCCGCCGACCGGGCCAACCACGGCGGCGCCAACCAATGCCTGCTGTGGGGCGTGTTCGCCGGCCGGGGCATGGGCGCGAGCGCCACCTCACCGAGCCAGGACCAGGCCAACCCGGCCACCGACTACCCCGCGAGCTGCCGGCCCACCGCCGACGCGGGCGGGCCGTACTCCACAGAGGAGGGCGCCGACGTGCGGCTCGACGCGAGCGGCTCCACCGTCCCCGGTGGCGGCGGCAGCTACAGCTGGGACTTCGACGGCGACGGCGCCTACGACGACGCGACCGGCGTCAGCCCGCTCTTCGACCGGGTCGGCCGGGACGGCACGTACACCGTAGGCCTGCGCGTCGGCAACGCCGCCGGGGCCGACACCGACACGGCGACCGTGACCGTCACCAACGTGGCGCCCACGGTGGCCTTCACCGTTCAGGGCCCGCGTGAGGAGGGCGGCAAGCTCACCGTCGCCGGCACGGTCACCGACCCGGGCTGGCTCGACCCGCTCACCGCCACCATCGACCCCGGCGACGGCAAGCCCGTCGCCCTCCCCGGACAGCTGGAGAACAACCGTCCCGACGCCACCCTCACCTTCAGCCGCGAACTCGTCTTCGGCGACAACGGCACCTTCACCGTGAAGATCTGCGGCAACGACGACGACACCACCACCTGCCGCGACGCCGAGATCACCGTCGCCAACGTCGACCCGACCGCCGCCATCGACAAGACCGATGCCGTACCGCTCGCGGGCGGGCGGACCCTCGTCGTCCACGCGGGCGAGGAGCACCGGTACACCGCCCGGGTCACCGACCCCGGCAGCGACGACGAGACCATGAGCTGGGCGTGGGGCGACGGGACACCCGCCACCACGACCACCTCGCTCGTCAACCCGCCCGACCCCGACCCCGCCCGCAGCCCCAGCGTCCAGCCGCGCGACCTGACGGACGCCCAGGCCCACACGTACGCCAAGCCCTGCCTGTACGACCTGTCCTTCACGGCACGCGACGACGACGGGGGTACGGGGAGCGACGCAATGCCCGTCATCGTCCAGGGCAACGCCCCGCTGTCGATGCTCGCCGACGTCTGGTACGTCAAATACCTGACCGGCGACCTCACCGGGCTCGGCAAGAAGACGCTGGACTGCTATCTGAAGATCGTCCAGCACGCGAGCGCGGTGTTCTCCGAGAAGGTCGACGTCTCCACCCAGGACAAGGCCGCGGACGTCCTCTTCCTCAATCTGCTCCTCGACCCCAAGCGTTCCCTCGACCGCCAACTGCTCGCCGCCTGGCTCAATTTCGCCAACGGAGCCTTCGAGCCGAACGAACTCGTCGACACCGACAGCGACCTGAAGCCGGACACGCCCTTCCTGGAGGCCGTCCAGAACGCCGAGAAGGTACGCCTCGACCCCAACGCCACCACACAGCGGCTCAAGGCCCAGGCGGTCATCCTCACCTGCATCAACATCCCGCTCGTATGA